In Leucobacter insecticola, one DNA window encodes the following:
- a CDS encoding Clp protease N-terminal domain-containing protein — MFERFAGEARAVVEDALTEAERRGAVRIASDHLLLALLRNEEIAAAAGTDAAAVQMAADQLDRDALAAIGVSVSEVQLPPSTVKGKRATRMTSGAKEVLKGTLGYAAAEKSPTIAPRHMLLALLDRKEPDPAAVLLAALPVDRGELRERLARAA; from the coding sequence ATGTTTGAACGATTTGCTGGAGAAGCCAGAGCGGTTGTTGAAGACGCACTCACCGAGGCCGAGCGGCGCGGGGCAGTGAGGATCGCCTCCGACCACCTGCTGCTCGCGCTGCTGCGCAACGAGGAGATTGCGGCCGCTGCCGGCACTGACGCTGCTGCGGTGCAGATGGCTGCCGACCAGCTTGACAGAGATGCGCTCGCCGCAATCGGAGTCTCGGTCAGCGAGGTGCAGCTGCCGCCAAGCACCGTGAAGGGCAAGCGTGCGACCCGCATGACCTCGGGCGCCAAGGAGGTGCTGAAGGGCACGCTTGGCTACGCGGCCGCAGAGAAGTCGCCCACCATCGCCCCGCGCCACATGCTGCTCGCGCTGCTTGATCGTAAGGAGCCGGATCCCGCCGCCGTGCTTCTTGCGGCCCTGCCCGTTGACCGCGGCGAGCTGCGAGAACGCCTGGCTCGGGCCGCGTAG
- the nucS gene encoding endonuclease NucS has product MRIVVADCSVDYAGRLSAHLPRAKRVLMLKNDGSILVHSDGGSYKPLNWMSPPCTLAPLEPDEDQLAAGIVEAWEVTHKKTADRLIVSIFEIIQDSSHDLGVDPGLIKDGVEAHLQELLAEQIDRVGEGHTLVRREYMTPIGPVDILARDATGASVAIEIKRRGEIDGVEQLTRYLELMNRDPVLAPVQGVFAAQEIKPQARTLAEDRGIRCLLLDYDEMRGMEDKNTLF; this is encoded by the coding sequence GTGCGAATCGTTGTGGCTGATTGTTCTGTTGACTATGCGGGGCGACTCTCCGCGCACCTTCCGCGGGCGAAGCGGGTGCTCATGCTGAAGAACGATGGCAGCATCCTGGTGCACTCGGACGGCGGCTCCTACAAGCCGCTGAACTGGATGAGCCCGCCGTGCACGCTGGCACCGCTCGAGCCCGACGAGGATCAGCTCGCGGCCGGCATCGTCGAGGCGTGGGAGGTCACCCACAAGAAGACCGCCGACAGGCTCATTGTTTCGATCTTCGAGATTATTCAGGACAGCTCGCACGATCTCGGCGTCGATCCCGGCCTCATCAAGGATGGCGTCGAGGCCCACCTGCAGGAGCTCCTTGCCGAGCAGATCGACCGGGTCGGTGAAGGCCACACGCTCGTGCGCCGCGAATACATGACGCCGATTGGCCCGGTCGACATTCTTGCGCGCGACGCCACGGGCGCCTCGGTTGCGATTGAAATCAAGCGTCGCGGCGAGATTGACGGTGTTGAGCAACTGACCCGCTATCTCGAGCTGATGAACCGGGATCCGGTACTTGCTCCCGTGCAGGGAGTGTTTGCCGCGCAGGAAATCAAGCCCCAGGCGCGCACGCTGGCCGAGGATCGCGGGATCCGCTGCCTACTCCTGGACTACGACGAGATGCGCGGTATGGAAGACAAGAACACGCTGTTCTAG
- a CDS encoding energy-coupling factor ABC transporter ATP-binding protein, whose protein sequence is MITLLDAAVTVSAEAGEATILHPTSLSLSEPRISVIGGNGSGKSTLARLLNGLIEPSSGRVTVLANDTTPLDTVRDGAAVRRSVGFVFTDPAAQFIMPTAVEDVALSLRRQHRDKFDRHRAAISALERFGIARLAEHSVHSLSGGQKQLLAIAAVLASDPAILVADEPTTLLDLRNSRMIGELLMSLPQQVIVVTHDLDLAARADRTLLVEGGRVVYDGDPATAIAHYRARA, encoded by the coding sequence ATGATCACACTGCTTGACGCCGCGGTGACCGTGTCGGCAGAAGCCGGTGAAGCCACAATCCTGCACCCCACATCGCTCAGCCTGAGCGAGCCGCGCATCTCCGTCATCGGCGGCAACGGCTCGGGCAAATCGACGCTGGCGCGCCTGCTCAACGGACTCATCGAACCCAGCAGCGGACGGGTGACGGTCTTGGCGAATGACACCACGCCCCTTGACACCGTCCGTGACGGGGCCGCTGTGCGCCGCAGCGTCGGCTTCGTGTTCACGGATCCCGCAGCCCAGTTCATCATGCCGACCGCTGTCGAAGACGTCGCGCTGTCACTGCGCCGACAGCACCGCGACAAATTCGACCGGCACCGGGCCGCCATCAGCGCCCTCGAGCGCTTCGGGATCGCTCGCCTCGCCGAGCACAGCGTGCACAGCCTGTCCGGCGGCCAAAAGCAACTGCTCGCGATCGCCGCCGTACTCGCGAGCGACCCCGCGATCCTCGTCGCAGACGAACCCACCACCCTGCTCGACCTGCGAAACTCCCGCATGATCGGCGAGCTGCTGATGTCGCTGCCGCAGCAGGTGATCGTCGTCACGCACGACCTGGATCTCGCTGCTCGCGCCGATCGCACCCTGCTGGTCGAGGGAGGGCGTGTGGTGTATGACGGTGACCCCGCGACAGCGATTGCACACTATCGGGCACGCGCATGA
- a CDS encoding TetR/AcrR family transcriptional regulator: protein MRNSRNDVVSAALRVLEAQGLENCSMRRVAAELDVQPSALYHHVPNKQTLLALMADEIVAEVAPVVAVRGVPDTAAVIPNPGAARELCHRLRNAMLAVRDGADVVATAAAFRLGRSAVEDRLAELVGADGARTLLLYTFAQAQATQMQRQAEAFGALLAQHGTAPGDPAGVGDPEPVDLDESFGRGLDIVLAGLGPVSFT from the coding sequence ATGCGCAACAGCCGGAACGATGTCGTCTCTGCGGCCCTGCGCGTACTCGAGGCACAGGGGCTGGAGAACTGCTCGATGCGGCGAGTGGCGGCCGAGCTTGATGTGCAGCCGAGCGCGCTGTACCATCACGTTCCGAACAAGCAGACGCTTCTGGCGCTGATGGCCGACGAGATTGTCGCGGAAGTCGCGCCGGTGGTTGCTGTGCGTGGTGTCCCCGACACGGCGGCGGTGATCCCGAATCCCGGTGCCGCCCGCGAGCTGTGTCACCGTTTGCGAAATGCGATGCTTGCCGTGCGTGACGGCGCCGACGTGGTGGCCACCGCTGCTGCTTTTCGGCTCGGGCGCTCTGCGGTCGAGGACCGTCTCGCGGAACTTGTCGGTGCTGATGGTGCCCGCACGCTCCTGCTGTACACCTTTGCGCAGGCGCAGGCCACCCAAATGCAGCGCCAGGCTGAGGCATTTGGGGCGCTGCTCGCCCAGCACGGCACCGCTCCCGGTGACCCCGCGGGGGTGGGGGATCCCGAGCCGGTTGACCTCGATGAATCGTTCGGTCGTGGTCTCGACATCGTGCTGGCCGGCCTGGGTCCTGTCAGTTTCACTTGA
- a CDS encoding helix-turn-helix domain-containing protein: protein MNEFDMERVRSADPATGLRAVGALHRLAERVEVEHVAKARAAGWSWEDIGDALGVTRQSVHAKHGKRERNV from the coding sequence GTGAACGAATTTGATATGGAGCGAGTACGCTCTGCTGATCCCGCAACCGGGTTGCGTGCCGTAGGGGCACTCCACCGCCTCGCAGAACGCGTGGAAGTTGAGCACGTCGCCAAGGCGCGCGCCGCCGGTTGGTCCTGGGAGGACATCGGTGACGCGCTTGGCGTCACCCGCCAGTCGGTACACGCCAAACACGGAAAGCGAGAACGAAATGTTTGA
- a CDS encoding biotin transporter BioY codes for MTTTHRDRSATTDLALVATFAALIAVCAVIPGIPIGPVPITLQTFAVSLGGALLGARRGFLAALLYLAVGAAGLPVFSGGSAGLAPFAGPTVGYLVAFPLAAGLAGFLVERLPRRRVTRSIPLIFAAVFAANLVFIHTLGPLGIAWRAELPLGAAFATDLAFYPGDIVKSLLVATVATAVHRAFPGLLPRRRNAQVVGA; via the coding sequence GTGACCACCACGCACCGCGACCGCAGTGCCACCACCGACCTCGCGCTGGTCGCGACGTTTGCCGCGCTGATCGCCGTGTGCGCGGTCATTCCCGGCATCCCCATCGGGCCCGTGCCCATCACACTCCAGACGTTCGCGGTGAGTCTCGGCGGCGCGCTGCTCGGTGCGCGCCGCGGTTTCTTGGCCGCGCTGCTCTACCTCGCGGTGGGTGCCGCCGGGCTCCCGGTCTTTTCTGGCGGCAGTGCGGGCCTCGCCCCCTTCGCGGGCCCGACCGTCGGCTACCTCGTCGCCTTCCCGCTCGCGGCGGGGCTCGCCGGATTCCTGGTTGAGCGCCTGCCCCGCCGCCGCGTCACACGCAGCATTCCGCTGATTTTTGCCGCGGTGTTCGCAGCAAACCTGGTGTTCATTCACACGCTCGGCCCCCTCGGCATCGCCTGGCGCGCGGAGCTGCCGCTCGGTGCCGCCTTCGCCACAGACCTCGCCTTCTACCCCGGCGACATCGTCAAGTCGCTGCTCGTCGCCACGGTCGCCACTGCCGTGCACCGCGCCTTTCCAGGACTCCTCCCCCGCCGCCGAAACGCACAGGTTGTCGGCGCATGA